The window TGGAATAAGCGCTCCCGGGATGTGAATCCGCCGGGAAGCGGATGCTAGTCGACCGGGAAGGTGTCGAAGCGATACTCCGGGAGCCAGGATAGCTCGGCTTCCGTGCGGGCAACATCGGTGCGATCCTTCGCGCCCGGGCCGGCCACGAGGTAGTAGGACTCGCAGCCCGCCTGTCCGGCCTCGAAGGCGGCGAGGGCGGCTCGCCCGATGTCGCGCGGGTCGATGAACTGCCAGTTCACGCTCGGGCGACGCACGCCGTATTTGTCCTCGAGATTATCCCCGAGGCAGATGTAGGCGGGACGGAGGATGGTGATCTCAAGGCCGGCGCGGGAGTGGTAATACTGCGCGGACTGCTCCTGCAGGACCTTGGTGAGCCCGTAGATGGAGTCGGGTGCGAAGGGGGTGTCGCGTTCCAGGAACGTTCCTGCCGCGAGAGATTCCTGCACCACCGAGATGCTGGAGATGAGCACGACGCGCCTGACGCCGTGGCGCGCGG of the Terrimicrobium sacchariphilum genome contains:
- a CDS encoding NAD-dependent epimerase/dehydratase family protein gives rise to the protein MPSLSSGSRVLVTGGCGFLGHHLVNVLRSRYEAVPFDVRVPDTDPTAIQGSVTDAKAVDAAMEGVSGLVIGHMAPRQPGVYDSPELPFAINVQGAAMLLDAAARHGVRRVVLISSISVVQESLAAGTFLERDTPFAPDSIYGLTKVLQEQSAQYYHSRAGLEITILRPAYICLGDNLEDKYGVRRPSVNWQFIDPRDIGRAALAAFEAGQAGCESYYLVAGPGAKDRTDVARTEAELSWLPEYRFDTFPVD